Genomic window (Caldicoprobacter guelmensis):
ATTAATGCCCTGATATACCTCCTCCACACTAGAAAAATACCCTGTCTTGAGCGCCGCTAAAAATGCCGCACCCATAAGCGCAACCTCCGGCATTGCTATCACCTTTATGGGCCTGCTGAACACATTGGCTTTTATATTAAGCCAATATTTGTTCTGTACACCACCTCCTACAGCTATAATGTTATTCATCTCAACATTCAAATTCTCTTCGGCTACCTGTCTCATGTATTCTACTTCGTATGCAGCTCCTTCCAGGATGGCTTTGGCCACGTCATGCCTCTTGTGACTTCTTTTAAGTCCCACAAAAGCGCCTTCTAGGGGTATGCTGGAAACAGGCGAACTGCCTCCAGCCAGATATGGAAAATACAATATCCCAGTAGGACCCTGTGGCGCGTGCGCTAACAGTTCAGACAAATCATCGTAATTCAAAGGCGGATCTGACATCATGCTCCTTATCCATTCAACTGATCCACCCGAAGCCGGCAATCCACCCATCCAGAAATAATAACCTTCCACTACATGCTTTCCAAAGCTGAAACCAGTATTCCACTCTGTCTCCCTCAGCCGCCTACTCGGCGTTACCCCTACCAGTGTCTCGGCTGTACCCATAGAATCGAGTACAGTCCCAAGAGTTACTACTCCTGCACCAAAGGCAGCACACAGGTGGTCATGCCCACATATGCATACCGGTATATCCCCTGCCAACCTTAACTTCGACAACATCTCACCTTTTAAAAATCCTATAGAAGTACCGCTTTCTACCACCTTAGGGAAGATATTTACTCTTATACCCATGGTACTAATAAGTTCATCATTCCACTTGTTGTTCTCTAAATCATATGCAAAAGTCCTGGCAGCCAAGGTATAATCGGTAGCCATTACTCCCGTTAGCTTAAAAGCTATATAATCGGCTGCCGAAAGCCATTTTACATTAAGCGGTAGCTCTCCTTTTTTGTCTTTTAGCCATATAAGTTTTGGCAGGCCATGCTTGTAACTTACCCTTAATCCCGTTTTTGAAAATACATCAAGTTGTCGGATCTTTTCTTGTATAAACCGCACCTTTTCCGTAGCTCTCATATCAAACCATGGAATAAAGGGAGTATAAGACCTGCCATCTTCAGTACTTACTAATAACCCCGTTTCGGCCATGCTTGTGATACCAATAGCCACCAGTTTATCCCTTCCAGCTGATGATAATACCTTGATCAAGCCCTGTTCAACCGACTGCCAAATCTCCTCAGGGTCATAATAATAACCATCCCCGTTGTTATATACCCTGTTAACGTACCTAACTACATCTATAAGGCAACCTTTAACGTCAAAAAGCCCTATCTTGCAGTGTGTGGTACCTATATCTATTCCAACTAAAACATCGTTCACTGTCTCATACCCCTCTCAGTATATCCCTTACCTTTATAATACCTAATCTAGGGCTAGTCAAAAATTTATCTTTTATCTCATCAGGTAATCTATCCAATACCCTGGCCATAGAAGCTTGAGCCAACACCACAACATCTACCTTTTGAGCAAGATCGTTTAGCCTTTTAGCCAGTACCCTGTCATGCCCTTCTCCATCGCCCTGCATGAGCAACTTATATGCCTCATCTACAAGTACCGGTTCTACCGTTACCCTTTTACCCGCTTTTTCGGCTTTTACCCTAATTAAATTTATGGTTGGCTTCAAAGTAGTACTTAGGGTGGCAACCACTCCGATAACGCTCCCTAAAGTTACTGCCCGCTCTGTCATAGCCTCGTCTATACGAATCACCGGCACGCTGAGCTTGCCATTCAACTCATCAGCCAGCTCCCCTACAGACGAACAGGCGTTCAGTATGACATCCGCCCCCAGACTCTCCGCAATTTTGGCATAGGTAAACCATCTCTCCCTTACCTCTGCAACATTGCCCCCATTTTCTATAAGCTGAGGTAATATCGAATCATCAAGAAGATTTATCACTTTAACCTCAGGGATAAGTTCAGATGCCAAATTCTTCAAGGGCTCTATAGTAACAGGGGTAGTGTGTATGATAGCAAGCTTTTTATCCATAATCAAACACCCCTTCACGTAGTAAGTAGTTAACTACTGACTTTATGCTACCATCTTCTTTATGCTATGTCAAACGTGACTTCACAATTCCTCACTATACTTTTGAAACAAATCATTACTCAAGAAAGCATGTTTAACAAAAAACCAAGTTTAACATTTTTCGACGTTATGTTATAATATCCGAGGTGCAAAACTCATATAAGTATTCACAAAAGGAGGAAGCTGTTTTGCAGTTGGAAAATTTATTTTCTTTTATAGGTGGGCTGGGCCTTTTCATATACGGAATGAAGCTCATGGGAGATGGACTTGAGAAAATAGCTGGTAACAGATTAAAATCAATACTAGGATATCTTACAAAAATAGGCTAATGGGTGTTTTGACTGGGACTTTAGTAACAGTAATCATCCAGAGCAGCAGCGCCACTACAGTCATGATAGTAGGATTAGTCAATGCTGGGCTTTTAAATCTTATGCAAGCTACTGGAGTCATAATGGGAGCCAATATAGGTACCACAATAACAGCTCAGCTCATAGCCCTAAAGCTTACCAAAATTGCTCTCCCCGCTATTGGTTTAGGTACAACAATATACATGTTTTCAAAAAAATAAAAGACGAAAATTCTGGGGAGAGGTCATCCTAGGCTTTGAGCTCCTGTTTTTCGGCATGCAAACCATGGAAGTTGGCCTAAAACCCCTTTCTAAGATGCCTCAATTCACCAATTTCATAGCAAATTTTAGTAAATAACGAAAACGACATAGATTATATGGACGAAAAACTCCGTGAAAATCATATAAAAAGGCTTAACGAAGGCAAATGTAACCCCAGTTCGGGTGTAATATTTTTTAGAACGCATAGGTGATCACGCCTTTAATATTGCATCTTATGTATTAAAAAGGGACAAACACTATAAAAGGCCTGTAGTGAAGTAAATGCAGCGCTTAGTGCGCTGTTTTTTATATCCTTTTTAAACATTGATGCCTTTTTACTCTTATAGCCTATCTGATATAAACACAATCGTTTAACAAACAAAATACTTTTTCCACAAGATTTCACCAAACATAACAAGATACGATACAGACATCTCAAATTCCGGCTGATACAATAAAAGACAAATAAGGATACAATGCAGTTGCAGCAAAAAAGGGGGTTATCAGATATGGACGCAATTACTGGAAAAGAGCTACTTATCAAAACCTTCAAACATGAAAAAGACCTTCCAAGAGTGCCGTGGGTACCCTTTGCAGGCGTCCATGCAGGCAGACTTAAGGGTTACAGCGCCATTGAGGTTTTAACCGATGGCAAAAAGCTCCTTGAATCCCTTATAGAAGCTAACAGGCTGTACCGTCCCGATGGGCAGCCAGTATTGTTTGACCTGCAGGTGGAAGCCGAAATCCTGGGATGTGAGCTGGTATGGGCAGAAAAAGCCCCACCCTCTGTCAAGTTCCATCCACTGGCTTCTGAAAAATCTGTTCCTCAACGTTTGCCCGAAAAATTAGACGGCAGGATTCCCATGATACTAGACGTAATGAAGAACTTTAAAACCGAAGTAGGTCAAAACACCGCCCTATTTGGACTGATATGCGGGCCTTTGACTCTGGCATCCCACTTAAGAGGCACAGAGCTGTTCATGGATATGTTCATAGACCCCGATTACGTACACCAACTAATTGAATACACCGCAAGAGTGGCCAAAAGAATGGCAGAATATTATCTAGAAGCAGGTATGGATGTCATCGCCATTGTGGATCCTTTAGTTTCGCAGATCTCTCCACAGCACTTTGCCCAGTTTGTATCAAAACCTGCTACCGATATTTTTAGCTTCATCAGACAAAAGGGAGCCTTGTCCTCATTCTTCGTGTGTGGTAACGCAGCAAAGAACATCGAGGAGATGTGTAAAACCGGCCCCGATTCTATATTCATAGATGAAAACATAGACATGTTGGAAGCAAAAAAGATAACCGATAGATACAATATAGTGTTAGGCGGCAACATCCCCTTAACATCAGTAATGCTGTACGGTAGCCAGCAGGACAATATGAAATATGTAATAGACTTGCTTGACAAGCTAAGCCATCATAACTTGGTCATTGCACCGGGATGCGACATGCCATATGACGTCCCACCCGAAAACCCCATTGGCATACAACAGGCCATACGCAATACTGACGAGATAAGAAAGATGCTGGAGAATTACCAGGGCACACAGCTGGACGTAGAGGTTGAACTGCCCGACTATGAAAACCTTCAAAAACCACTCATTGAGGTCTTCACCCTGGACTCGGCCACCTGCGCCGCTTGTACCTATATGGTAAACGCCGTGAAAATTGCCAAGGAACATTTTGGAGATAAAATAGACTGGGTAGAACACAAGTTTACCACCCGTGAAGGTATAGCCCGTATCAAGAAGATGGGCATAAAGAATCTGCCCTGCATATATATCAATGGCAAGCTCAAGTATTCATCCATAATACCTAGTAGAAATGACTTGTTTAAAAGCATAGAGGAGTGTCTAAAATAATGAGGCACAATATATCGGTTTACTTGATCACCGGCTTCCTTGGGGCAGGCAAGACCACCCTTTTAAAAAATCTGTTAGAATTCAGCAAAAACAAAAGGATGGGCATAATAATGAACGAATTTGGCAGCGTGGGAATAGACGGTACACTGGTAAAAAATGAAGGCGTTGACCTGATTGAAATAAATAACGGGTCTATATTCTGCAGTTGCCTTTCCTCTACCTTTGCCGAGGGCCTAATCGCCATGGCCAGTACTCCCATCGAGTGGCTGTTTATCGAAAGCTCAGGGCTTTCGGACCCATCTGGTATGGAAAAGGTCCTTTACGATGTACAGCCAAAAACCGGCGATATCTACGATTTTAGAGGTACCATATGCATAGTTGACGCCACCTCGTTTATAGAGCTGTCACAGACACTAGAGGTCACACGGAAACAGATTGAATACAGCCACCTGGTAGTAATAAACAAGGTAGACCTGGTGGATGAGGCAAGACTCAAAAGCATTCACGAAAGGATTCGCAGCTTAAATCCTGTCGCTCCCATCGTAACTACTTCCTACGGTAGGTTGGATTATGCCTGGTTGCAGCAAAATCTCAAAGATTTCCCGCTGCCTCCAGCTACTCCCAACCTAAACTGCCCAACGAACAGACCAAAAACCCTGCTTCTTGAAACCGATGGAGAGTTCAACAGGGAAAAGCTGAAGAAGTTTTTACAAAGCATTTCGGACTTGGCTTTCAGAATAAAAGGATTCTTTAAGCTAAAGGAAGGATGGCATTATGTGGACGGGGTTAACAGCTCCTTCTCTATAACGCCTATTAACATAGAACGCGACATCTCGCAAATGGTAGTAATATTAAAGACTAGACAGCCTGTGATGGACACCATACAAAAAAGCTGGAAAAGGCATTTCAGCAATGAATTGCGTATTAGAGAGAAAAATTGAATACAACAAAAAATAGGGCATTTCATTGTAAAATGCCCTATTTTGGTAGTTTTATACACCGTTGAACCGCCTTTTACTTCAAGAGTTAAAAACTTTGTAAAAAGTACAGTACTGTAAAAAAGAAAGGTCTTCTTGCTGATTTTTTGATAAAATGCATCACGCAACAAAGGTCTTCGCCAGGTCAGCAGCCGATGCAGCATCTGGGGCATATCCGTCAGCTCCGATCTCATCGGCAAACTTCTGTGTAACCGGAGCTCCTCCCACCATAACCTTTACTTGGTCCCTTATTCCTGCCGCCTTCAAGGCCTCGATGGTATCCTTCATAGCCGGCATAGTGGTAGTGAGCAGCGCAGACATAGCGACGATACAACCTGGCCCTGCAGTTTTGGCTGCATTGACAAATTTTTCGGGCGAGACGTCGATGCCAAGGTCAGTTACTTCAAATCCCGCCCCTTCCAACATCATGGCAACCAAATTCTTCCCGATATCATGTAAATCGCCTTTTACGGTACCGATAACTACCTTACCCATGGGCTTCACATCTCGTTCAGCCAATAAGGGTTTTAATATGTTCAACCCAGCATACATAGCGCGGGCAGCGATGAGCACCTCTGGAACGTATATCTCGTTATTCTTGAACAGCTCGCCCACTTCGCTCATCCCTACTATGAGCCCCTTATTGAGAATATCCTCCGGGCTTATCCCTTCTGCCAGCGCTGCCTCAACCATTTCCTTCACTTTTGGAGCATTGCCAGCTTTCAAGGCATCAGCAATCGCTCTGAAATCAGCCATCGGTTTAACCCCCTCCTCTTCAAATATTTACGAGTTCACTTTTTCAACAAAAGTAATGGCCTAATGCTAACTGTGTTGCTTTTAAAATCTTACTATAATAAATTATAGCAGGTTTGTCTTAAGCTGTATCGGTTAAATCTTGTGAACATAGGTAAAATCTTGTCAACCCATTCTAAAGATTTTTTCTGTACTGAGCAGGGGTTACTCCCACGTATTTCTTAAACACCTTGCTGAAATAGCTGGCATCGTCATAGCCCACCTGAGATGCTACAGCCACTATGGATAGTGACGTATCTTTAAGCAGCTTTTTTGCCTCCTCCATCCGTACCATAGTTAAATACTCCAGAAACGTTATATTGAGCTCCTCCTTAAACAGGTGGCTGAGATAATACGGGCTTATATAAACACTTCGAGCTACATCCTCAAGCGTGATATCTCTATTATAATTCTCCCGAATATACTTTAAAGCCTCTCCAAGGCTTCTGGCATTGCGAACTTTTTTGGTTTCATACATGGTATCCATAAAGGTGTCCAACACCTTCACAACCCAATGGCATATCTCATCCATGCTATCTATCCGCGATAATTCAGAAATAAAGCCGTAGTTTAGCCCTAACAGTTTTTCTAAGCTGGCACCACCTTCTACTGCCGCCCTCGACACCACAACTACCAACTCCAATATCCTAGCTTTCATGAGGTCCATGTTTCCGACAGTACGGAAAAATATATCCCCTAGCAGGTCATTTAAAATCTCTTTTGCTCCTGCACGGTCTCCTAACCTTACTTTGCTTAAAAGCTCATGTTCTTTATCTATAGGATATAACGGCTCCTGAACCTTGGCCTCAAGCGCCTTAATGGTCTCCTCTGCACGCTTTCTCTCAAATATCGCCTCAGCCAGCTTTGCCTGCTGTTCATTTAGCTCTTTCCTATACTGCAAAGTCAACATCCCAGTTTTTGCAATGTGATTGGCTACTATGAAGATAAGCCGGGCTGCTGCCTGTACACCTCTACTGGAAAGCATTTTCACTTGCCTGCTAGCCACCACCAGAGCTTCACGGTTAATGTTAAGGTCTCGCGTCAGGTTTAAAAACTCCTGAACGGCAATCTCATCCCATTCCCACATGATGACCGGCCCGCACGAAATGCTGCCGAGGTATACATCCTTAAACATTATAGGCGCGGCAAACTCTATCAACCCTGCATGACATCTAAAGATGTATGGCTCACCAAGTTGAGCCGCTTGCCTTCCCGCATAGCTCATGGATTGATTACACCGCTTCAAGCCTTCAGGGTCAGAGCGCACTATCTTGCAAAATGGGCACTGACCCTCATATTCATCTGGAACAACAATAGGCTCACCTTTGGTATTTACGCATATAGCCCCTAACCCCGTGGCCAGCACAAAACAGTTGAGTATGCTCTTCAACTCTTTTACATCAACGACATCTTCGATGCTTATACTCTCCATGTCATAAAACCTACTGTCGTACTCAGTCATCCCATAGTCCCCCTGTTAGAACCAGCTTTATTACCCCCGCTTTAACAAAAAACTTCGTTAAAAAGTTTCAATTGGCGCTTTTTCATAAAAAGCGCCATCCTTTTGCACATCATTTCAATTCTATATTATACATCATCTCATACCATTCTGTCTTTACGATTGACCAACAAATTTCTCTATCGCGTCAAACCTTATTTCATACCAACTCATCGCTTATTGCCCTGCGGCTAGTCTTACCATGGCCTGATGTTCGGGATCCACTTGTCCATCCTTATGGCGCACGCTGTTTAAGAAGTGAATATCAAAATGCCCATCGGCTCCATTGCCCTTTATCCTATCATAATTTATTCCTGGACCATAATCGCCGCTTCTCCAGTTCACGTATGCTCCATCAGGTGCAGAATCCAGGCCAGCATGCAGCGCCGCAGTGGCAGAAGCCGCCAGCTTACGCCCGTTTATCAGCACCAACACCGGACGCCTTGCCCAGTAATTTACAGCACCGCTTGCCATCTTCTCGTATTTCTCCCATATGCTCTTCATTGTGCGTGTATCTTCAGAGGTAAGCGGCTCCACATCGGCATGTCCAGAACCATAGGTCCTAACCACCTTAAAGCTGATGCCGGTATAAAAATCCACTACGGTTGCAGTGGAATTAAGTGGAAATACATACTGGGCTTCCGTCCACCAATCGAGTAGTTCGCCGTATTGAGGTCCTGGTGTGGGTTTTACAGGTATCTCTCTTTGAGGAACCTTCAAAACCTGGCCCACATACAAAACAGTAGAAGTGGTTATGCCATTTGCCACGGCAATGTCTTCGACAGGCACGCCATACTTGTATGACAGGCTCCATAGCGTATCGCCTTTGACCACTGTATGGGTTATATATGTAACCCTCGGTGTATCCACAGGCATGGTATTTCGCGGGATAATTATTTTCTGCCCTGGATAAATCACAGCTGAACTGTTAATGTTGTTAGCGGCACATAGCACATCCAGCGAAACCCCAAAACGCTGGCTAATTTTCCATAGGGAATCACCCGGCTGTACAATGTAAACAGTAGTAGCATCGCCTCGTGAGGTAGTAGAACCCGCTAGGAGCCTGTTCATGACGCTGCGGGTAACAGGCCCTATGATGCCATCAGCCACCAACCCATTCGCCTTTTGAAAAGCCTTTACGGCCGTCTCGGTTACGCTGCCAAAGTAACCTGTGATTTGTGGGTATACAAAAAAACCCAGGTCTTTAAGAAGGCGCTGCACAACGGCCACATCCTGGCCACTCATACCCCTTCTCAAATCCCTGGTAAGCTGGTACCCTGCAGCTGAAGCCTCTGAAGTAACTACACACATAAACACAATAAGGGTTAAGCTCAAAACCATCAACAGAATCAGCTTTTTATTGAGCCTCAACACGCTTTTTCCTCCCCTCTCCCAAATAATTGAAATGATGTGCTAAAAAGGATGGCTTGTATCTTATTGTAAGTATATTATAACCCGGTTGGGGGAGGACCTTCTAGTTGAAAAATATGGTATATGAAAGCCACTTACCTTAAGTATAAGGTTAAAATTATCCCCTCATCTGTGAAATAATCTCCCTTTCTTTCTCCTCCATAAACTGGTTTGTGTACAACCTATAGTAATACCCTTTTCGCCTTAGTAGCTCCCAGTGAGTGCCCTGCTCAACCACACGCCCGTTGCGAATCACCAATATGCGATCAGCAGACCTTATGGTTGATAGCCTGTGGGCTATGAC
Coding sequences:
- a CDS encoding FGGY family carbohydrate kinase, with product MNDVLVGIDIGTTHCKIGLFDVKGCLIDVVRYVNRVYNNGDGYYYDPEEIWQSVEQGLIKVLSSAGRDKLVAIGITSMAETGLLVSTEDGRSYTPFIPWFDMRATEKVRFIQEKIRQLDVFSKTGLRVSYKHGLPKLIWLKDKKGELPLNVKWLSAADYIAFKLTGVMATDYTLAARTFAYDLENNKWNDELISTMGIRVNIFPKVVESGTSIGFLKGEMLSKLRLAGDIPVCICGHDHLCAAFGAGVVTLGTVLDSMGTAETLVGVTPSRRLRETEWNTGFSFGKHVVEGYYFWMGGLPASGGSVEWIRSMMSDPPLNYDDLSELLAHAPQGPTGILYFPYLAGGSSPVSSIPLEGAFVGLKRSHKRHDVAKAILEGAAYEVEYMRQVAEENLNVEMNNIIAVGGGVQNKYWLNIKANVFSRPIKVIAMPEVALMGAAFLAALKTGYFSSVEEVYQGINTETHIVYPDDDLSALYRRQYKRYAQFQKYLKQYYTSI
- a CDS encoding aspartate/glutamate racemase family protein, encoding MDKKLAIIHTTPVTIEPLKNLASELIPEVKVINLLDDSILPQLIENGGNVAEVRERWFTYAKIAESLGADVILNACSSVGELADELNGKLSVPVIRIDEAMTERAVTLGSVIGVVATLSTTLKPTINLIRVKAEKAGKRVTVEPVLVDEAYKLLMQGDGEGHDRVLAKRLNDLAQKVDVVVLAQASMARVLDRLPDEIKDKFLTSPRLGIIKVRDILRGV
- a CDS encoding Na/Pi symporter, which produces MTGTLVTVIIQSSSATTVMIVGLVNAGLLNLMQATGVIMGANIGTTITAQLIALKLTKIALPAIGLGTTIYMFSKK
- a CDS encoding uroporphyrinogen decarboxylase family protein, with protein sequence MTGKELLIKTFKHEKDLPRVPWVPFAGVHAGRLKGYSAIEVLTDGKKLLESLIEANRLYRPDGQPVLFDLQVEAEILGCELVWAEKAPPSVKFHPLASEKSVPQRLPEKLDGRIPMILDVMKNFKTEVGQNTALFGLICGPLTLASHLRGTELFMDMFIDPDYVHQLIEYTARVAKRMAEYYLEAGMDVIAIVDPLVSQISPQHFAQFVSKPATDIFSFIRQKGALSSFFVCGNAAKNIEEMCKTGPDSIFIDENIDMLEAKKITDRYNIVLGGNIPLTSVMLYGSQQDNMKYVIDLLDKLSHHNLVIAPGCDMPYDVPPENPIGIQQAIRNTDEIRKMLENYQGTQLDVEVELPDYENLQKPLIEVFTLDSATCAACTYMVNAVKIAKEHFGDKIDWVEHKFTTREGIARIKKMGIKNLPCIYINGKLKYSSIIPSRNDLFKSIEECLK
- a CDS encoding CobW family GTP-binding protein; its protein translation is MRHNISVYLITGFLGAGKTTLLKNLLEFSKNKRMGIIMNEFGSVGIDGTLVKNEGVDLIEINNGSIFCSCLSSTFAEGLIAMASTPIEWLFIESSGLSDPSGMEKVLYDVQPKTGDIYDFRGTICIVDATSFIELSQTLEVTRKQIEYSHLVVINKVDLVDEARLKSIHERIRSLNPVAPIVTTSYGRLDYAWLQQNLKDFPLPPATPNLNCPTNRPKTLLLETDGEFNREKLKKFLQSISDLAFRIKGFFKLKEGWHYVDGVNSSFSITPINIERDISQMVVILKTRQPVMDTIQKSWKRHFSNELRIREKN
- a CDS encoding corrinoid protein, whose amino-acid sequence is MADFRAIADALKAGNAPKVKEMVEAALAEGISPEDILNKGLIVGMSEVGELFKNNEIYVPEVLIAARAMYAGLNILKPLLAERDVKPMGKVVIGTVKGDLHDIGKNLVAMMLEGAGFEVTDLGIDVSPEKFVNAAKTAGPGCIVAMSALLTTTMPAMKDTIEALKAAGIRDQVKVMVGGAPVTQKFADEIGADGYAPDAASAADLAKTFVA
- a CDS encoding PocR ligand-binding domain-containing protein; this encodes MTEYDSRFYDMESISIEDVVDVKELKSILNCFVLATGLGAICVNTKGEPIVVPDEYEGQCPFCKIVRSDPEGLKRCNQSMSYAGRQAAQLGEPYIFRCHAGLIEFAAPIMFKDVYLGSISCGPVIMWEWDEIAVQEFLNLTRDLNINREALVVASRQVKMLSSRGVQAAARLIFIVANHIAKTGMLTLQYRKELNEQQAKLAEAIFERKRAEETIKALEAKVQEPLYPIDKEHELLSKVRLGDRAGAKEILNDLLGDIFFRTVGNMDLMKARILELVVVVSRAAVEGGASLEKLLGLNYGFISELSRIDSMDEICHWVVKVLDTFMDTMYETKKVRNARSLGEALKYIRENYNRDITLEDVARSVYISPYYLSHLFKEELNITFLEYLTMVRMEEAKKLLKDTSLSIVAVASQVGYDDASYFSKVFKKYVGVTPAQYRKNL
- a CDS encoding LysM peptidoglycan-binding domain-containing protein, yielding MLRLNKKLILLMVLSLTLIVFMCVVTSEASAAGYQLTRDLRRGMSGQDVAVVQRLLKDLGFFVYPQITGYFGSVTETAVKAFQKANGLVADGIIGPVTRSVMNRLLAGSTTSRGDATTVYIVQPGDSLWKISQRFGVSLDVLCAANNINSSAVIYPGQKIIIPRNTMPVDTPRVTYITHTVVKGDTLWSLSYKYGVPVEDIAVANGITTSTVLYVGQVLKVPQREIPVKPTPGPQYGELLDWWTEAQYVFPLNSTATVVDFYTGISFKVVRTYGSGHADVEPLTSEDTRTMKSIWEKYEKMASGAVNYWARRPVLVLINGRKLAASATAALHAGLDSAPDGAYVNWRSGDYGPGINYDRIKGNGADGHFDIHFLNSVRHKDGQVDPEHQAMVRLAAGQ